A region of Pseudorasbora parva isolate DD20220531a chromosome 14, ASM2467924v1, whole genome shotgun sequence DNA encodes the following proteins:
- the LOC137039413 gene encoding WAP four-disulfide core domain protein 3-like, translating to MAARLFCSLIVLLCYSVCFCTTAPEAKPGVCPKVKPGEVGVCAEMCSSDGDCPNDEKCCSTGCGGHVCTAPYEDKPKPGVCPKIEPGVDGVCVEMCSSDSDCPNDEKCCRNGCGHTCRAPHKVKPGVCPNSILAVTVCGEHCVDDLDCPKAEKCCSVSSCLRTCIAPYKAKPGVCPNKFPIPRMCVELCVDDTDCPKAEKCCRSGCVRKCTAPYKAKPGVCPNKLVDLGLCVKLCVDDTDCPKAEKCCSNGCVRKCRAPK from the exons ATGGCGGCTCGACTGTTCTGCTCGTTGATAGTTTTATTGTGTTACTCTGTGTGCTTCTGCACAACAGCTCCTGAAG CAAAGCCAGGAGTGTGTCCAAAAGTCAAACCCGGAGAAGTAGGAGTGTGTGCGGAGATGTGTTCCTCTGACGGCGACTGTCCGAACGATGAGAAATGCTGCAGCACTGGATGTGGTGGGCATGTATGTACAGCTCCATATGAAG ATAAACCAAAGCCAGGAGTGTGTCCAAAAATCGAACCTGGAGTAgacggagtgtgtgtggagatgTGTTCCTCTGACAGCGACTGTCCGAACGATGAGAAATGCTGCCGCAATGGATGTGGACATACCTGTAGAGCTCCacataaag TAAAGCCAGGAGTGTGTCCAAACAGCATCCTTGCAGTCACAGTGTGTGGGGAGCACTGTGTTGATGACCTCGACTGTCCGAAAGCTGAGAAGTGCTGCAGCGTTTCTTCATGTTTGCGTACATGTATAGCCCCATATAAAG CAAAGCCAGGAGTGTGTCCAAACAAATTCCCTATACCTCGAATGTGTGTTGAGTTGTGTGTTGATGACACTGACTGTCCGAAAGCTGAGAAATGCTGCAGAAGTGGATGTGTACGTAAATGTACAGCTCCATATAAAG caAAGCCAGGAGTGTGTCCAAACAAATTAGTTGATCTTGGATTGTGTGTCAAGTTGTGCGTTGATGACACTGACTGTCCGAAAGCTGAGAAATGCTGCAGCAATGGATGTGTACGTAAATGTAGAGCTCCAAAATAA